Proteins from one Pseudoalteromonas rubra genomic window:
- a CDS encoding flavin reductase family protein: protein MELNFADFSPTQIYHLMTQTVIPRPIAWVLTESDEHNYNLAPFSYFSAVSSAPPLLMFSAGKKPTGEIKDTVKNIKSTRRCVIHIACEHDAELVTQTAATLPHGESEVTANDIKLAEFTGFDMPRIAHCDIAYGCELYEFQEIGDTPQNLVFVKIISLYLSDKVTELDHKQRIKVLADKAAPLARLGSGEYSGITAPFAKVRPK from the coding sequence ATGGAACTGAACTTTGCCGATTTTTCACCAACCCAGATATATCACCTTATGACTCAAACCGTGATCCCAAGGCCCATCGCCTGGGTTTTAACGGAGTCCGATGAACACAACTATAATCTGGCACCCTTTTCTTACTTTTCAGCGGTATCCAGTGCGCCTCCATTACTGATGTTCTCAGCCGGCAAAAAGCCGACAGGGGAAATTAAAGACACAGTAAAAAACATCAAATCAACACGCAGATGTGTAATTCACATTGCCTGTGAGCATGATGCTGAACTGGTAACGCAAACGGCTGCAACGCTGCCGCATGGCGAATCCGAAGTAACCGCCAACGACATTAAACTAGCGGAATTCACAGGCTTTGACATGCCACGTATCGCGCATTGTGATATCGCCTATGGCTGTGAATTATATGAATTTCAGGAAATCGGCGACACGCCGCAAAACCTGGTGTTTGTGAAGATCATCAGTTTGTACCTGAGCGACAAGGTAACTGAGCTGGACCACAAACAACGCATTAAAGTATTGGCCGATAAAGCCGCCCCACTGGCACGTCTGGGTAGTGGAGAGTACTCAGGGATCACCGCACCATTTGCGAAAGTCAGACCTAAATAA
- a CDS encoding histone deacetylase family protein, with translation MYINRQSLNTSLPLVYHPNYSFSFDPNHRFVMSKFANLYQQVRAMGLIGDNVYQPELGSPEPLETVHCDTYLWDLWRNQLDAKSMRRIGLPWSEQLMARTFTAPLGTLKTAELALQNGVACHLAGGTHHAHYDFGSGYCMVNDLVFTSTTLIAQGKVNNVLIFDLDVHQGDGTAAMLKHNPYVFTCSIHCEKNFPFRKHSSDLDIGLANNLRDADYLHIVEDTLTGLLEDVNPDLVLYDAGVDIWEHDGLGKLDISWRGLEQRDALVLKTCQHAGVPVATVIGGGYDKDHLRLAQRHAIVVEQAALL, from the coding sequence ATGTATATAAACCGCCAGTCACTTAATACCAGCCTACCGCTGGTGTATCACCCCAACTATTCATTCAGTTTCGATCCAAATCACCGCTTTGTGATGAGTAAGTTCGCTAATCTCTATCAGCAGGTGAGGGCAATGGGCTTGATTGGCGACAATGTATATCAACCTGAGCTGGGGTCACCGGAGCCACTGGAAACGGTGCACTGTGATACTTATTTATGGGATCTGTGGCGTAATCAACTTGATGCTAAATCGATGCGTCGTATTGGTTTGCCTTGGTCTGAGCAGCTCATGGCGCGGACCTTCACTGCACCGCTTGGCACACTCAAGACCGCAGAGTTGGCGCTGCAAAACGGTGTAGCCTGTCATCTCGCTGGTGGCACGCACCACGCTCACTATGACTTTGGCTCAGGCTATTGTATGGTCAATGATTTAGTCTTTACTTCTACAACCCTGATAGCGCAAGGTAAAGTAAACAATGTGCTGATCTTTGATCTGGATGTCCACCAGGGAGATGGTACCGCAGCCATGCTCAAACATAACCCCTATGTGTTTACCTGTTCTATTCACTGCGAAAAAAACTTTCCGTTTCGAAAACACAGCAGTGATCTGGATATTGGTCTGGCGAACAATCTGAGAGACGCGGACTACTTGCATATCGTAGAAGACACCCTGACAGGCTTGCTCGAAGACGTTAATCCAGATCTGGTATTGTACGACGCTGGGGTGGATATCTGGGAGCACGACGGCCTGGGTAAGTTAGACATCAGTTGGCGAGGTCTGGAGCAGCGCGATGCGCTGGTGCTCAAAACTTGTCAGCATGCAGGCGTACCCGTTGCAACCGTGATCGGCGGCGGTTACGACAAAGATCACCTGCGCCTGGCTCAGCGCCACGCCATTGTGGTGGAACAAGCGGCACTACTTTAA
- a CDS encoding helix-turn-helix transcriptional regulator, with product MNNITRRNKTERFRRYIQSSVRRMRLERKWSQATLAKKLGVDQATISNYESGKTDMSSVQLFEVFLIFGKDLTNALDFAEPNSDEVQENDQEKE from the coding sequence GTGAATAACATAACAAGAAGGAACAAAACGGAAAGATTCAGACGCTACATTCAAAGCTCGGTCAGGCGCATGCGCCTGGAGCGTAAATGGTCTCAGGCCACCCTGGCTAAAAAGCTTGGCGTTGATCAGGCCACCATCAGCAATTATGAGTCCGGTAAAACCGATATGAGCAGTGTACAGCTGTTTGAGGTATTTTTAATATTTGGTAAAGATCTGACCAATGCGTTGGATTTTGCTGAGCCGAATTCAGATGAAGTTCAAGAGAACGATCAGGAGAAGGAGTAA
- a CDS encoding DUF6429 family protein yields MNIDEHKIDDAALAILSLTLSEDGCAWKQIDWEVMSRLYEKGLIHDPRGKQKSVQFTEQGVKLSRQLLEQLFTAEK; encoded by the coding sequence ATGAACATAGATGAGCATAAAATTGATGACGCGGCGCTGGCGATACTGTCGCTTACACTAAGCGAAGATGGCTGTGCCTGGAAACAAATTGACTGGGAAGTGATGAGTAGGCTTTACGAAAAAGGCTTAATCCATGACCCCAGAGGAAAACAAAAATCGGTTCAGTTTACAGAGCAAGGAGTGAAGTTGTCCCGGCAACTGCTTGAACAGCTTTTTACCGCGGAAAAATAG
- a CDS encoding VOC family protein, with translation MITSIAHATIYVLNQDEALDFYKNKLGFEVGDDMKVEGGFRWLTVYPKSNSQLQLVLAEPKEGPMFNKEAAEKIRSLITEGAFGAGVFETENCQQTYEELVAKGVEFIQPPTEQLYGVEAMGLDNSGNWFSLVQR, from the coding sequence ATGATCACATCTATAGCGCATGCCACAATATATGTACTAAATCAGGACGAGGCGCTTGATTTTTATAAAAATAAGCTTGGTTTCGAAGTCGGTGATGATATGAAAGTAGAAGGTGGTTTCCGGTGGTTAACTGTCTATCCGAAATCGAATTCACAGCTCCAGCTGGTATTAGCAGAGCCAAAAGAAGGGCCCATGTTTAACAAAGAAGCTGCCGAAAAAATCCGGAGTTTAATTACAGAAGGTGCATTCGGCGCGGGCGTTTTCGAAACTGAAAATTGCCAGCAAACATACGAAGAGCTTGTCGCCAAAGGCGTCGAATTCATTCAGCCGCCAACAGAACAATTATATGGCGTAGAAGCCATGGGTCTGGACAACTCCGGAAACTGGTTCAGTTTGGTACAAAGATAA
- a CDS encoding helix-turn-helix domain-containing protein — MATNYKFKKVKAGRDHIADNFHNALSLSDMAKHAHISPYHFLRVFRDTYGETPNEFLIRLRVTHAKKLLITENHSVSEICEHVGYSSLGSFSSLFLKQTGMAPTLYRRKLWALSAEPFCFPSQAIPACYAYHFLGK; from the coding sequence ATGGCCACAAATTATAAATTTAAGAAAGTGAAAGCGGGCAGGGATCACATTGCCGACAACTTCCACAATGCACTGAGCCTTTCTGATATGGCAAAGCATGCGCATATCTCTCCCTACCATTTTTTACGGGTTTTCAGGGACACTTATGGAGAAACGCCCAATGAATTTTTGATCCGACTCAGAGTGACACACGCAAAGAAACTGCTGATTACCGAAAACCACAGTGTCTCAGAGATTTGTGAGCATGTGGGTTATTCAAGCCTTGGCAGCTTTTCCTCCTTATTTTTGAAGCAAACAGGCATGGCACCGACTTTATATCGACGCAAACTTTGGGCCTTGTCGGCTGAGCCATTTTGCTTTCCCTCTCAGGCCATACCGGCCTGTTATGCCTATCACTTTTTAGGCAAATAG
- a CDS encoding SDR family oxidoreductase produces the protein MKKLVVITGASSGIGEAIAKRFSEAGYPLLLIARRIEKLTALNLPNCLCEQVDVTNKEAFVRAIAKAEAEFGPVECLINNAGVMLLGQIETQDNNEWQKMFDVNVVALLNGMQAVLEPMKNRNGGTIINISSIAGRKTFPNHAAYCGTKFAVSAITENVREEVADFGVRVTNISPGSVETELLNHTTSSEIKAGYEDWKQTMGGALLADDIARSALFIQEQPQQVCIRELLIAATRQQP, from the coding sequence ATGAAAAAGCTAGTTGTTATTACAGGTGCCAGCTCTGGTATAGGAGAAGCTATCGCAAAGCGCTTTAGTGAAGCTGGTTACCCACTGTTACTCATAGCACGGCGTATTGAGAAGCTGACTGCACTCAACTTACCTAACTGTTTATGCGAACAAGTCGATGTCACAAACAAAGAGGCCTTTGTACGAGCCATCGCAAAAGCTGAAGCAGAGTTTGGTCCAGTAGAATGCCTTATCAACAACGCTGGGGTCATGCTGCTAGGCCAAATAGAGACACAAGACAACAACGAGTGGCAAAAAATGTTCGACGTCAATGTTGTGGCTTTGTTGAATGGGATGCAGGCTGTACTTGAACCTATGAAAAATAGAAACGGTGGCACGATTATTAATATTAGCTCAATTGCTGGCAGAAAGACCTTTCCAAATCATGCAGCATATTGTGGAACCAAATTCGCGGTGTCTGCTATCACGGAGAATGTCCGTGAAGAAGTGGCAGACTTTGGTGTCAGGGTAACAAATATCAGCCCCGGATCCGTAGAAACTGAACTACTGAACCACACAACGTCAAGCGAAATAAAAGCCGGTTATGAAGATTGGAAACAAACCATGGGAGGTGCTTTGCTCGCTGATGACATAGCGCGAAGCGCACTTTTCATCCAAGAGCAACCCCAGCAAGTCTGTATCCGGGAACTGTTAATTGCAGCAACACGCCAACAGCCGTAA
- a CDS encoding LysR family transcriptional regulator translates to MRKEVSYSDINSFLVLVEEGSFTRAAEKLMCSRSQVSKQLSQLESSLGISLLVRTTRTQHLTPAGEAFFERCKQAYAGIDQAISRAIESATELSGEIKINCVGGYIGENIIGPLVADFMRIHPDINIVLDFSSKRVDLVSGEFDFVFRMGELVDSALIARRLTELTMGTYASPDYICKYGKPDTPKDLDNHKCITGSMRSWTFVHAHDRNQQEVSVNGDLECKNGRIMVYSALRGNGIIRVPEIYCSQELREGKLVSVFEHWHPKRIPLYLVYLQDKHQPTRISAFKDFVLNNFASYLA, encoded by the coding sequence ATGAGAAAAGAAGTCAGTTACTCGGATATAAATAGCTTTTTGGTACTGGTCGAGGAGGGGAGCTTTACCAGGGCGGCAGAAAAGCTCATGTGTTCACGTTCACAAGTTTCAAAACAGTTATCTCAACTAGAGTCCAGTTTGGGTATAAGCCTGTTAGTCCGAACTACGCGTACTCAGCATTTAACGCCAGCGGGCGAAGCGTTCTTCGAGCGGTGCAAGCAGGCTTATGCTGGCATAGATCAAGCGATAAGCAGGGCAATAGAAAGTGCCACTGAGCTGTCCGGGGAAATCAAAATTAATTGTGTAGGTGGATATATTGGTGAAAACATCATTGGACCGCTGGTTGCCGATTTTATGCGAATACACCCTGACATTAATATTGTGCTGGACTTCAGTAGTAAACGGGTGGACCTTGTTTCAGGCGAGTTTGATTTTGTCTTCCGGATGGGAGAGCTTGTAGACTCAGCACTGATTGCAAGGAGGTTGACAGAGCTGACTATGGGTACCTATGCAAGCCCAGATTACATCTGCAAATATGGAAAACCGGACACTCCGAAAGATTTGGATAACCATAAGTGTATTACGGGCAGCATGCGCTCGTGGACGTTTGTGCATGCCCATGATCGTAATCAACAGGAAGTCAGTGTTAACGGCGATCTGGAGTGTAAAAATGGTCGGATCATGGTGTATTCTGCATTGCGTGGTAATGGCATCATTCGGGTGCCCGAGATTTACTGTTCACAGGAGTTGAGAGAAGGCAAGCTAGTGTCAGTCTTTGAACATTGGCATCCAAAGCGCATTCCTCTCTACCTGGTTTATTTACAAGACAAACATCAACCCACAAGGATCAGCGCATTTAAAGACTTTGTGCTCAATAATTTTGCGTCATACCTTGCGTAA
- a CDS encoding fibronectin type III domain-containing protein: MISKLFPSCASALCVSATLALGILPTFSATAATQSGYCEISRTQPGAPPMSWDNNDYVTTAKYSVFGAESCEVPNNATITNIRASFTAYADRQVLTRGLLLGDYILTVSASSPYLPNPLTGQVKAIMSAYGANSLGSSTVNLPFNGTRLDNLSFTLKAQLSNSVSLRCANRNPAECEDYMYFEYTLGVDYEYEVPGVPDAPGWINASASGNSVNVNWEPVSGATYKVAIQYNNNSWTDYQYIPSPASASYMSWQNLNDGNRRYRVVACNSYGCSEPSPISNTVTVSSGLDTPNAPYARLSGNTIIVDWNDVPGAYQYVLSIKYNNNNWTDYRFYSAPNTSSISWSNLGSGNRQYRVKACTQSGICYNASPASNVVSN, translated from the coding sequence ATGATCTCTAAGTTATTCCCAAGCTGTGCTTCAGCGCTATGTGTGAGCGCCACTCTGGCACTCGGAATTCTCCCCACTTTCTCTGCCACCGCAGCGACACAAAGTGGGTATTGTGAAATATCCAGAACCCAACCGGGCGCGCCGCCTATGAGCTGGGACAACAATGACTACGTGACAACCGCCAAATACTCCGTCTTTGGCGCTGAGAGCTGTGAAGTTCCAAACAATGCAACCATCACCAATATTCGCGCGAGTTTTACAGCCTATGCAGATAGACAAGTACTGACCCGGGGCCTGCTGCTGGGCGATTATATTCTCACAGTTAGCGCATCTTCTCCCTATTTACCTAATCCGCTAACGGGTCAAGTGAAAGCCATTATGTCGGCATACGGTGCAAACTCGTTAGGGTCTTCAACAGTTAACCTGCCTTTTAATGGTACTCGCTTAGATAATCTGTCATTCACCCTGAAGGCACAGCTGAGCAACAGCGTGAGTTTACGGTGTGCTAATAGAAACCCAGCTGAGTGTGAAGACTATATGTATTTCGAATACACCCTCGGCGTTGATTATGAATATGAAGTGCCTGGTGTGCCTGATGCGCCAGGCTGGATCAATGCCTCAGCTTCAGGTAACAGCGTGAATGTGAACTGGGAACCTGTCAGCGGTGCAACCTATAAAGTTGCCATTCAATATAACAACAATAGCTGGACCGATTATCAATATATTCCAAGTCCGGCTTCAGCGTCATACATGAGTTGGCAAAACTTAAACGATGGTAATCGTCGTTACCGCGTCGTCGCCTGTAATAGCTATGGCTGCTCTGAACCTTCACCGATCTCAAATACGGTTACAGTGAGCTCAGGTTTGGATACACCCAACGCGCCTTACGCCAGATTAAGTGGCAATACCATCATTGTGGATTGGAACGATGTACCCGGTGCCTATCAGTATGTACTTTCAATCAAGTACAACAACAATAACTGGACTGACTATCGGTTCTACAGTGCACCAAACACATCTAGTATCTCGTGGTCAAACCTGGGGTCAGGCAACAGGCAATATCGCGTCAAAGCATGTACACAAAGTGGCATATGTTACAACGCATCGCCTGCATCTAACGTTGTAAGTAACTAA
- a CDS encoding GNAT family N-acetyltransferase translates to MMTVEFCFLAERPEFKALVAHWYFSEWGALAPDATVNSFEDKLEEYLQKDAIPLALLAMQANKPVGVAHLRFHEMTIYPDKTHWLGGVYVAPHARGSQVASALVQRIEQLAKSFGVKELHLQTEQQDGGLYHRLGWQAQERVNYRGVDVVVMSKSLF, encoded by the coding sequence ATGATGACGGTGGAATTTTGTTTTCTCGCTGAACGACCGGAGTTTAAGGCGCTGGTTGCTCACTGGTATTTCAGCGAGTGGGGCGCGCTGGCACCTGATGCTACAGTAAACTCGTTTGAAGATAAGCTCGAAGAGTATCTGCAAAAAGATGCTATCCCACTGGCGTTGCTGGCAATGCAGGCAAACAAACCTGTTGGCGTTGCTCATCTGCGCTTTCACGAAATGACCATTTACCCGGATAAAACGCATTGGCTGGGTGGTGTGTATGTCGCACCTCACGCAAGAGGGAGTCAGGTCGCTTCTGCGTTGGTACAAAGAATTGAGCAGTTGGCTAAGTCTTTTGGTGTCAAGGAATTGCATTTGCAAACCGAGCAACAAGACGGCGGGCTTTACCATCGTCTAGGCTGGCAGGCACAGGAGCGAGTGAATTATCGCGGCGTGGATGTGGTTGTAATGAGCAAGTCGCTTTTCTGA
- a CDS encoding response regulator: protein MPYSILLVDDDEVNHDIARTMLGETHKYFSALNGENALTLFNERKYDAILLDVVMPGMNGYEVCQAIRKASNHNDTPVLFVSSKDCIEDKLEGFKAGGDDYITKPFDAAELSFRIERLVKYSNEIDMLKVNCEAAEEVTMTAIASCSELGLCLEFIENSYRCNTLSELSNAILALCQNLSLKASVQIGLMGEFRDFSNFGVINPLEHELLKKGRESKTVINIEKRSFFNSAYCSLLVKNMPVDDEEKYGRFNDILALVVRGANARLKSLESNVQAIQAKNRGLQELSQIASKDLESIDYIFKHYNQSCQELIERLIFDIEDSILTFGFSDTQEQTIRETLDGAKEDLQQIQEHSEDMSATFNDFFIKLDKLID from the coding sequence ATGCCTTACTCTATTTTATTAGTCGACGATGATGAGGTAAATCATGACATCGCAAGGACCATGTTAGGCGAAACACATAAATACTTTTCTGCCTTAAATGGCGAAAACGCACTTACGTTGTTTAATGAACGAAAATATGATGCCATTTTGCTGGACGTCGTCATGCCAGGCATGAATGGCTACGAGGTTTGTCAGGCAATTCGTAAGGCGTCAAACCACAATGATACCCCGGTTTTATTTGTGTCATCTAAAGACTGTATTGAAGACAAGCTCGAGGGCTTTAAGGCCGGTGGTGATGATTACATCACTAAACCATTTGATGCGGCCGAGCTCAGTTTCAGAATAGAGCGTCTGGTAAAGTACAGTAACGAAATTGATATGCTAAAAGTTAATTGCGAAGCCGCTGAAGAAGTCACTATGACTGCCATTGCAAGTTGCAGCGAGCTGGGGTTATGCCTTGAATTTATTGAAAATTCTTATCGATGCAATACGCTTTCAGAGCTTTCTAATGCAATTCTGGCCCTCTGTCAAAACCTTAGTCTAAAAGCGTCTGTACAAATTGGGTTAATGGGAGAGTTTCGGGATTTTAGTAACTTTGGCGTAATTAACCCGCTAGAGCATGAGTTATTAAAAAAAGGCCGTGAGAGCAAAACCGTTATCAATATTGAAAAGCGGAGCTTTTTTAATAGCGCATATTGCTCCTTGCTGGTTAAAAATATGCCAGTAGACGATGAAGAGAAATATGGGCGCTTCAATGACATCCTGGCATTGGTTGTCAGGGGGGCGAATGCCAGGCTAAAAAGCCTGGAAAGCAATGTTCAAGCTATTCAGGCTAAAAACAGAGGGCTACAAGAACTAAGCCAAATTGCCAGCAAAGATTTAGAAAGTATCGATTATATTTTCAAGCACTATAATCAGTCATGTCAGGAACTAATTGAACGGCTTATCTTTGATATAGAAGACTCCATATTAACATTCGGATTCAGTGATACGCAGGAGCAAACTATCCGTGAAACACTCGACGGGGCAAAGGAAGATCTGCAACAAATACAAGAGCACTCTGAAGACATGTCGGCAACCTTTAATGACTTCTTTATCAAGCTGGACAAGCTAATCGATTGA
- a CDS encoding HD-GYP domain-containing protein produces the protein MEELKTVLVVDDVKENLAFMAEIIKDKYRVLAVKSGEAAINLVENNQIDIILLDVVMPQMNGYDVIKYLKSHESHCEIPVIFLTAKTSVSDEEKGFMLGACDYINKPISPPILLARLNTHLLNKESKDILKDKNNYLEEEVQKRTEQMSRLQDVTIQAMASLAETRDQETGNHIRRTQLYVKLLATILSGKEKYKQILPPEVINIYYKSAPLHDIGKVGIPDNVLLKPARLTAEEFEIMKTHTVFGRNAIETAESALGQTDSFLQTAKEISHYHHEKWDGSGYPEGLKGEDIPLSARLMAIADVYDALISRRVYKDAMEHNDAVEIMKEGRGSHFDPELLDEFLAQESAFFEISQQYRD, from the coding sequence ATGGAAGAACTAAAGACCGTGCTGGTAGTAGATGATGTGAAAGAGAACCTGGCTTTCATGGCGGAGATTATCAAAGACAAATATCGTGTATTGGCAGTAAAAAGTGGCGAAGCCGCTATTAACCTTGTTGAGAATAATCAGATAGATATTATTTTACTGGACGTTGTGATGCCACAAATGAATGGCTACGATGTCATCAAATATCTGAAGTCACATGAGTCTCACTGCGAAATTCCGGTCATTTTCCTGACCGCAAAAACCAGCGTCTCAGATGAAGAGAAGGGCTTTATGCTGGGTGCTTGCGATTATATCAACAAGCCAATTAGCCCACCCATCCTGTTGGCTCGCCTAAATACACATCTGCTAAACAAAGAATCTAAGGACATTCTTAAAGACAAAAACAATTACTTAGAAGAAGAGGTCCAGAAACGGACCGAGCAAATGTCGCGACTGCAGGACGTTACCATTCAGGCAATGGCAAGCCTTGCTGAAACCCGGGATCAGGAAACAGGTAATCATATTCGCCGTACACAGCTTTATGTCAAGTTGCTCGCCACCATACTCAGTGGCAAAGAAAAGTATAAGCAGATACTGCCCCCCGAAGTCATCAATATTTATTACAAATCTGCGCCACTGCATGATATTGGCAAAGTTGGCATACCAGACAATGTATTACTCAAACCAGCCCGGCTTACAGCTGAAGAATTTGAGATTATGAAAACCCATACCGTGTTTGGCCGCAATGCGATCGAAACGGCCGAATCAGCGCTGGGCCAGACCGACAGCTTTTTACAAACAGCAAAAGAGATTTCTCATTATCACCATGAAAAGTGGGATGGCTCTGGTTATCCCGAAGGCCTCAAAGGAGAAGATATCCCACTCAGTGCCAGGCTGATGGCCATCGCCGATGTCTACGATGCGCTGATAAGTCGTCGGGTTTATAAAGATGCCATGGAACACAACGACGCAGTTGAGATTATGAAAGAAGGCCGCGGTAGTCACTTCGACCCTGAACTATTAGATGAATTTCTGGCACAAGAAAGCGCATTTTTTGAGATTTCTCAACAATACCGGGACTAG